From Pseudomonadota bacterium, a single genomic window includes:
- a CDS encoding helix-hairpin-helix domain-containing protein gives MRPTAKPSLRRLVVVLFGLAFALAFALAFSLAFALAFAPAAQARPSRAGRATSAPKTSSPSPTPTPTPAPTPAPTPTPTAVVNLNTATAEQLDWLPRIGPALASRILRARARRPFRSVAALRRVRGIGRVTLRLLAPHLVLDGPTTMTSSPRAGRRRGRRQAAAAPLGGH, from the coding sequence ATGCGCCCCACCGCCAAGCCCTCGCTTCGTCGTCTGGTCGTCGTCCTCTTCGGCCTCGCCTTCGCCCTGGCCTTCGCCCTCGCCTTCAGCCTCGCCTTCGCCCTCGCCTTCGCCCCGGCCGCGCAGGCCCGCCCTTCCCGAGCCGGCCGAGCTACGAGCGCGCCGAAGACGAGCTCCCCGTCGCCCACGCCCACGCCCACGCCCGCGCCCACGCCCGCGCCCACGCCCACGCCCACTGCCGTGGTCAACCTCAACACCGCGACGGCGGAGCAACTCGACTGGCTACCGCGTATCGGACCGGCGCTGGCCAGCCGCATCCTTCGCGCCCGCGCCCGGCGCCCCTTCCGCAGCGTGGCGGCGCTGCGACGGGTGCGCGGCATCGGCCGGGTCACGCTCCGCTTGCTCGCGCCGCACCTGGTGCTCGATGGGCCGACGACGATGACCAGCAGCCCGCGGGCGGGGCGACGCAGGGGCCGCAGGCAAGCGGCGGCCGCGCCGCTCGGGGGCCATTGA
- a CDS encoding argininosuccinate synthase — MAREKRVVLAYSGGLDTSVILKVLVQQGYDVVAFAANVGQADDFTQLVARAKAIGASAVRVDDLRSEFVTDFIFPTIASNALYENRYLLGTSLARPLIARRQVEVALEEGAQSVAHGATGKGNDQVRFELAFAALAPQLEVIAPWKDRSFLERFKGRSDLLHFAREHAIPVEATLAKPYSNDENLLHISHEAGVLEDPSWTPDEGMFRRTVAPEQAPDSAEHVELEFKDARPVRLTLREGGASYEEPLALFAALNELGRKHGIGRVDMVENRFVGIKSRGVYETPGGSILHHALRDVEGIAMDREVLHLRDMLAPKLAELIYNGFWYSPEADFLRAAFAQSQRLIDGSVRLKLYKGNVIVEGRESRSSLYNRELASMDVAGGYDQVDASGFIRLNALRLRAHKLILRDPSPR, encoded by the coding sequence ATGGCGCGGGAGAAGAGGGTCGTGCTCGCCTACAGCGGCGGGCTGGACACGTCAGTCATCCTCAAGGTTCTGGTGCAGCAGGGCTATGACGTGGTGGCCTTTGCCGCCAACGTTGGACAGGCGGACGATTTCACGCAGCTCGTCGCTCGCGCCAAGGCGATCGGCGCGAGCGCCGTGCGCGTCGACGACCTGCGCAGCGAGTTCGTCACCGACTTCATCTTCCCGACGATCGCCAGCAACGCCCTCTATGAGAACCGCTACCTGCTCGGCACCTCGCTGGCCCGACCGCTGATCGCGCGCCGTCAGGTCGAGGTCGCGCTCGAAGAGGGCGCGCAGAGCGTGGCCCACGGGGCGACGGGGAAGGGCAACGATCAGGTCCGTTTCGAGCTGGCCTTCGCCGCCCTGGCGCCGCAGCTCGAGGTGATCGCGCCGTGGAAGGACCGCAGCTTCCTCGAGCGCTTCAAGGGACGCAGCGATCTCTTGCACTTCGCGCGTGAGCACGCCATCCCGGTCGAGGCGACGTTGGCGAAGCCCTACAGCAATGACGAGAACCTGCTGCACATCAGCCACGAGGCTGGGGTGCTCGAGGATCCGAGCTGGACGCCCGACGAGGGCATGTTCCGCCGCACGGTCGCGCCCGAGCAGGCGCCCGACAGCGCGGAGCACGTCGAGCTGGAGTTCAAGGACGCGCGTCCCGTGCGGCTGACACTGCGCGAGGGTGGGGCGAGCTATGAGGAGCCCTTGGCGCTCTTCGCCGCGCTCAACGAGCTCGGGCGCAAGCACGGCATTGGTCGCGTCGACATGGTCGAGAATCGCTTCGTCGGCATCAAGTCGCGCGGCGTCTACGAGACGCCCGGCGGCTCGATCCTGCATCACGCGCTGCGCGACGTCGAAGGTATCGCGATGGACCGTGAGGTCCTGCACCTGCGCGACATGTTGGCGCCGAAGCTGGCCGAGCTGATCTACAACGGCTTCTGGTACAGCCCCGAGGCGGACTTCCTGCGGGCCGCGTTCGCTCAGTCGCAGCGGCTGATCGACGGCAGCGTGCGGCTCAAGCTCTACAAGGGCAACGTGATCGTGGAGGGTCGCGAGTCGCGCAGCTCGCTCTACAACCGCGAGCTGGCCTCGATGGACGTCGCCGGCGGCTACGATCAGGTCGACGCCAGCGGCTTTATTCGTCTCAACGCGCTGCGCCTGCGCGCGCACAAGCTGATATTGCGCGATCCGAGCCCGCGATGA
- the argH gene encoding argininosuccinate lyase: MSQVSRLWDKGEPLDARIARFTVGRDPELDRQLIAYDALASAAHATMLRKIGVLGADELSGLLRELAGCAAEARRGTFGVAPDEEDGHTALENRLTARLGDAGRRVHTGRSRNDQVIAALRLWARERLIELTDRLLELVDQLLLLAEAQRETTMPGYTHTRQAMPSTLGHFFAAHAEGLLDALPWIRTAFAHVDRSPLGSASGYGVALPLDRALVAALLGFQRPQANTLAVQNDRGRTEYLLLAVAALIGTDLGRLATDLIGFSSDELGYVRLAPAVTTGSSIMPQKRNPDVLELIRAQAARLRQRQAEVASIYGGLASGYHRDLQLTKEPLLDGLTSVIDLVAVMRPVLDTLQVDVARCRAALLPATAATDEVYRRVAAGQPFRVAYREVAADPAGAVGSDGAELWRARSHLGAPGALDLGDYRAALHDGRQWARAKGQHLAAVWELLPSAPAPAAEAGGTP, from the coding sequence ATGAGCCAGGTGAGCCGCCTGTGGGATAAGGGCGAGCCGCTCGACGCGCGCATCGCGCGCTTCACCGTCGGCCGCGACCCCGAGTTGGACCGCCAGCTCATCGCCTACGACGCGCTCGCCAGCGCGGCGCACGCGACGATGCTGCGCAAGATCGGGGTGCTCGGCGCCGATGAGCTGAGCGGGTTGCTGCGCGAGCTGGCCGGCTGCGCCGCCGAGGCGCGCCGCGGCACGTTCGGTGTCGCCCCGGACGAGGAGGACGGCCACACGGCACTCGAGAACCGCCTGACCGCGCGGCTCGGCGACGCCGGGCGCCGCGTCCATACCGGTCGCAGCCGCAACGACCAGGTGATCGCCGCGCTGCGTTTGTGGGCGCGCGAGCGGCTGATCGAGTTGACCGACCGGCTGCTCGAGCTCGTCGACCAGCTCCTGCTGCTCGCCGAGGCGCAGCGCGAGACGACGATGCCGGGCTACACCCACACGCGGCAGGCGATGCCCTCGACGCTCGGCCACTTCTTCGCCGCGCATGCCGAGGGTCTGCTCGACGCGCTGCCATGGATCCGCACGGCCTTCGCCCACGTCGACCGCAGTCCGCTCGGCAGCGCTTCGGGCTACGGCGTAGCGCTCCCCCTCGACCGCGCGCTGGTGGCGGCGCTGCTGGGCTTCCAGCGGCCCCAGGCCAACACGCTGGCGGTGCAGAACGATCGCGGTCGCACGGAGTACCTACTGCTGGCGGTGGCCGCGTTGATCGGCACCGACCTCGGGCGTTTGGCCACGGACTTGATCGGTTTCTCCAGTGATGAGCTTGGCTACGTTCGGCTGGCGCCAGCCGTGACGACCGGTTCGAGCATCATGCCGCAGAAGCGCAATCCGGACGTGCTCGAGCTGATCCGCGCGCAGGCCGCAAGGCTGCGCCAGCGCCAGGCCGAGGTGGCGTCGATCTACGGCGGGCTCGCCTCCGGCTATCACCGAGATCTGCAGCTCACGAAGGAGCCGCTGCTCGACGGCCTGACCAGCGTCATCGATCTCGTGGCCGTGATGCGCCCGGTGCTGGACACGCTGCAGGTCGATGTGGCGCGCTGCCGCGCGGCCCTCCTGCCGGCCACCGCCGCGACCGATGAGGTCTACCGTCGCGTCGCCGCGGGCCAGCCCTTCCGCGTGGCCTACCGCGAGGTGGCCGCCGACCCCGCGGGAGCCGTGGGCAGCGACGGCGCCGAGCTATGGCGCGCGCGCTCGCACCTCGGCGCGCCCGGTGCGCTTGACCTGGGCGACTATCGGGCGGCCTTGCACGACGGACGGCAGTGGGCAAGGGCCAAGGGGCAGCACCTGGCGGCCGTCTGGGAGCTGCTGCCGAGCGCGCCGGCGCCGGCAGCGGAGGCCGGAGGAACGCCATGA
- a CDS encoding D-tyrosyl-tRNA(Tyr) deacylase, whose protein sequence is MRAVVQRVSSARVTVGAETLGAIERGLLVLLGVGIGDLPADAAYLAQKIVGLRVFEDDQALMNRGLLEVGGALLVVSQFTLYGDCRKGRRPSFVGALEPKRAAELCEHFVGCCRGLGALVQRGRFGAQMSVELCNDGPVTLLLDSQRLF, encoded by the coding sequence TTGCGAGCGGTCGTCCAGCGCGTCAGCAGCGCGCGCGTCACTGTCGGCGCGGAGACCCTGGGTGCCATCGAACGCGGGTTGCTCGTGCTGCTCGGCGTTGGCATCGGGGATCTGCCGGCCGACGCTGCCTATCTCGCGCAGAAGATCGTTGGTCTGCGGGTCTTCGAGGACGACCAGGCGCTGATGAACCGCGGCCTGCTGGAGGTCGGCGGCGCGCTGCTCGTGGTGAGCCAGTTCACGCTCTACGGCGACTGTCGCAAGGGGCGCCGGCCGTCCTTCGTCGGAGCGCTCGAGCCGAAGCGCGCTGCTGAGCTCTGCGAGCACTTCGTCGGCTGCTGTCGCGGGCTCGGCGCGCTGGTGCAACGCGGACGCTTCGGGGCACAGATGAGCGTCGAGCTCTGCAACGACGGGCCCGTAACGCTGCTGCTCGACTCGCAGCGGCTCTTCTGA
- a CDS encoding tetratricopeptide repeat protein, whose product MRAALDANRVADACRMAARLVDQGRATPPATQLDALRLWIDCLARRGALDQAERWLDRREPEARTAPALVAYGRALVAVTRAPSGLEAALRGLQRAARAWPREAEIPFRCGLLALANEQPAVARAQLLRACALRASAACWAALAHAELDLGHDDAALITVRRVLEADPRPADVRRGRAVLQRLARRRGRLAPAIGRAVARAQHEAVAALQDAQPQRAVEVLRRAAAQLPGVAALQRMLGLAELRAANTAEALQALLRAREIDPLDAMSARYAAEIYRERALPAQALGLLRAALVADPFSVAVARALGGLLEQQRQPKSAAIVYERWVVLERSVGAHHAAARARLAAGQGAQAQAHFERVLALAPDDYLAHRQLAQLLARRARASRDADEAQGWRVAAREHARRAAALVSRRRETRRPRPAED is encoded by the coding sequence GTGCGTGCAGCGCTCGACGCGAATCGCGTTGCCGACGCCTGTCGGATGGCGGCGCGGCTCGTCGACCAGGGGCGGGCCACGCCGCCGGCGACGCAGCTCGACGCCTTACGCCTGTGGATCGACTGCCTCGCTCGCCGCGGGGCGCTCGACCAGGCCGAGCGCTGGCTCGACCGGCGTGAACCTGAGGCCCGCACGGCGCCGGCGCTGGTCGCCTACGGGCGCGCGCTGGTGGCCGTCACCCGCGCGCCGAGCGGGCTGGAGGCCGCGCTGCGGGGCCTCCAGCGGGCTGCGCGCGCCTGGCCGCGCGAGGCCGAGATTCCCTTCCGCTGCGGGCTGCTGGCGCTGGCCAATGAACAGCCTGCTGTCGCGCGCGCGCAGCTCCTACGGGCCTGCGCGCTGCGGGCGAGCGCTGCCTGTTGGGCCGCGCTGGCGCATGCCGAGCTGGACCTCGGGCACGATGATGCGGCCCTGATCACGGTGCGCCGGGTGCTCGAGGCCGATCCGCGCCCCGCCGACGTGCGCCGCGGCAGGGCGGTGCTGCAGCGCCTGGCGCGCCGGCGCGGGCGCTTGGCGCCGGCGATCGGGCGGGCCGTGGCTCGCGCGCAACATGAGGCGGTGGCCGCGCTCCAGGACGCGCAGCCTCAACGCGCGGTCGAGGTCCTGCGGCGGGCAGCCGCGCAGCTCCCGGGGGTCGCAGCGCTGCAGCGCATGTTGGGGCTGGCGGAGCTGCGCGCCGCTAACACCGCCGAGGCGCTTCAAGCGCTCCTGCGTGCGCGCGAGATCGATCCGCTCGACGCGATGAGCGCGCGTTACGCCGCGGAGATCTATCGCGAACGCGCCCTGCCAGCGCAGGCCCTCGGGTTGCTGCGGGCGGCCCTCGTCGCCGACCCCTTCTCCGTTGCCGTTGCGCGGGCGCTCGGCGGCTTGCTCGAGCAGCAGCGGCAGCCCAAGTCGGCGGCAATAGTCTACGAGCGCTGGGTCGTGCTCGAGCGCAGCGTCGGCGCTCACCATGCAGCGGCGCGCGCGCGGCTCGCCGCCGGTCAAGGCGCGCAGGCACAGGCGCATTTCGAGCGCGTGCTGGCGCTGGCGCCTGACGATTACCTGGCACATCGGCAGCTCGCCCAGCTCTTGGCGCGGCGCGCGCGCGCCAGCCGCGACGCGGACGAGGCGCAAGGGTGGCGCGTAGCGGCGCGGGAGCACGCACGGCGCGCCGCGGCGCTGGTGTCGAGGCGGCGCGAGACGCGGCGGCCGCGACCCGCGGAAGATTGA
- a CDS encoding DUF4388 domain-containing protein yields MSDQSQFALRFISGKYQGGEFLIKMGREIVIGRASDLDMVLVEDMVSRKHAKISTLNDQIMIQDLGSTNGTFVNGEKVKRSRLREGDRILIGTSIVKLVTVDESRPESSFTPTTDFPAGAQAREPEIKRPAGSTRSMAGTIDEIPLPDLLQLLSTSRKSGVLEINSAVHLGRIFLREGQIYYATIDENPAMPAQKAVYRMLVWQSGAFELRPPDSRTFEGELSEPTEGLLMEAMRQLDEINRMREDLPPLDAELQLANPLPKPLRELGPSQLDMLQLVHDHGTFPGVLDHTTTTDLDTYAALVELFKARWIVAADAASDDPTDEA; encoded by the coding sequence ATGAGCGATCAGTCGCAGTTCGCCTTGCGCTTCATCTCAGGCAAGTACCAGGGTGGCGAGTTCCTGATCAAGATGGGGCGCGAGATCGTGATCGGCCGCGCCAGCGATCTCGACATGGTCTTGGTCGAGGACATGGTGTCGCGCAAGCACGCCAAGATCTCTACCTTGAATGATCAGATCATGATTCAGGACCTCGGCTCGACCAACGGCACCTTCGTCAACGGCGAGAAGGTCAAGCGCTCGCGCCTCCGCGAGGGCGACCGGATTCTCATCGGTACCAGCATCGTCAAGCTGGTCACCGTGGACGAGAGCCGCCCCGAGAGTTCCTTCACCCCCACGACGGACTTCCCCGCTGGTGCCCAGGCGCGCGAGCCCGAGATCAAGCGCCCGGCAGGTAGCACGCGCTCGATGGCGGGAACGATCGATGAGATCCCGCTGCCCGATTTGCTGCAGTTGCTCTCCACCAGTCGCAAGAGCGGTGTGCTCGAGATCAACAGCGCCGTGCATCTCGGGCGCATCTTCCTGCGCGAGGGGCAGATCTACTACGCCACGATCGATGAGAACCCCGCGATGCCCGCGCAGAAGGCAGTCTATCGCATGCTCGTCTGGCAAAGCGGCGCGTTCGAGCTGCGGCCGCCCGACAGCCGCACCTTCGAGGGGGAGCTCTCAGAGCCCACCGAGGGTCTGCTGATGGAGGCGATGCGTCAGCTCGACGAGATCAACCGCATGCGCGAGGATCTTCCGCCACTCGATGCTGAGCTGCAGCTCGCGAATCCGCTGCCGAAGCCGCTGCGAGAGCTCGGCCCGAGCCAGCTCGACATGCTGCAGCTCGTCCACGACCACGGCACCTTTCCCGGCGTGCTCGATCATACGACGACCACTGACCTCGACACTTACGCGGCGCTGGTCGAGCTCTTCAAGGCCCGCTGGATCGTCGCCGCGGATGCTGCGTCGGACGATCCGACTGACGAGGCCTAG